The stretch of DNA aGCGGACGGTCCACACTGACATTCTCCTGGCCCTGGTCAAGGAtctcgcgcgcgagaggCCGGACCTCAAACTGCTCATTTCGTCTGCGACCATGAATGCTACCAAGTTTTCCGAGTACTTTGATGACGCGCCCATCTTCAACATCCCTGGTCGACGTTACCCCGTCGACATATACTACaccccggcgccggaggCCAACTAcctggcggccgccatcaCGACCACCTTCCAGATCCACACAACACAGGGCAAGGGTGACATTCTCATTTTCCTTACTGGCCAAGACGAGATTGAGGCGGCCGAGTTGGAGATTTCCGAGACGGCGCGGAAGCTAGCTGGCCGCATCAAGGAGCTTGTCATCTGCCCCATCTACGCCAACCTTCCGTCTGAATTACAAGCAAAGATTTTCGAGCCAACCCCTGACGGTGCTCGCAAGGTCGTGCTCGCGACCAACATTGCCGAGACGAGTTTGACAatcgacggcatcgtctACGTCATTGATCCCGGCTACGTCAAGGAGAACATCTATAACCCGGCAACGGGCATGTCGAACCTCGTCGCGGTGCCTTGCTCGCGTGCCTCAGCCAACCAGCGCAGCGGTCGCGCCGGGCGTGTCGGGCCCGGAAAGTGCTTCCGTCTGTACACCAAGTTCGCCTACATGAACGAGATGGAtgagtcgacgacgcccgagatCCAGCGGACCAACCTGAACGGCGTGGTGCTGCAGCTCAAGTCGCTCGGCATcaacgagctgctcgacttTGAGTTCATggacccgccgccgacggaggCGCTCATCGGCGCGCTGAATCAGCTCTTTGCGCTGCAGGCACTGAACCACAAGGGCGAGATGACCAAGCTCGGCCGCCAGATGGCCGAGTTCCCGACGGACCCgatgctggccaaggcggtgctggcggcggacaagGAAGGTTGCGTGGACGAGGTGCTGTCCATTGTGTCGATGCTGGGTgaggcgtcggcgctcttcttccggcccaaggacaagaagatTCACGCCGACAGCGCGCGCAACCGCTTTACGGTcaaggatggcggcgaccacgTTTCGCTCTTGAACGTCTGGAACCAGTGGGTCGACAGCGACTTCTCGCCGGTGTGGGCGCGGGAAAACTTTCTGCAACAGCGGTCcctcacgcgcgcgcgcgatgTGCGCGATcagctggccaagctctgcgagcgcgtcgaggtggcgccgtcgagctgcggcgcaTCCAACCTGCGGCCCATCAAGCGCGCCATCACGGCGGGCTTCTTCCCCaacgcggcgcggctgcagaagagcggcgacggctaTCGCACCGTCAAGAACAACACGAGCGTGTGGATCCACCCGAGCAGCGTCCTCATGTCGGTCGACCCGCCCGAGAAGATGGTGGTGTACTTTGAGCTGGTGCAGACGACCAAGGAGTACATGCGTAGCGTGATGCCCATCGAGgcgcgctggctggcggagctGGCGCCACACTTTCACAAACAAAAGGACATTGAAGCCATGGAGGACAAGAAGATGCCCAAGCAGAGGTGATACCAAGCCGGGAAATGCATTGGATCACGTAAAGACGCACAAGAAGTAGCTGCGGATGGATTTGACACATACTGGAGTCATGGGGAACGAGGAATGGCCCCCTGTCATGATGATATTCGAGGTTTACCCTACCAAATATAATGGCTATGCCGGGCTGCTGGACTCGGTCTGCTCGGGCTCCCACCTATACAGCAGATCCATCCTGACCGTGTACTTGAGGCCGCTGTCCACTCTCGCGCCCTCGTGCAGCAGCCCCTCGTGCTGGAATATCAAGACGCTTCCCGCCTTGGGATTGACGTCGAGCCTGCGCTTTCTATCGCGCGAGAGGAACGCGGTGGCCCCGCCGACGTGACCCTCGCCCGTGGGCGACTCGGCGGCCGAATCGTTGAGGTACAAATGCACGGTATACATGGTGCGCACCTCGCGacgaccgcctcctcctccgtcctcctcctcctcctcctcaaaGTACCAGTACGGCCCGTCGCAGTGCGGCTTGAAGTACTGGCCGGGCCCGTAGCGGAGGAAGCGCATGCGCCTGTTGATGCCCTTGAGCCTCCActcgcccttgccgtcgtcgcgccacCCGGCGGGGACCCGGGCGAGcgtccgccgcagcccgtcgtcggcctggaggcagcggcgccataTCCTGTCGGCGAGGTCCTGCTGGTCCCAGACGATGCGGTCGCTGACGCGGTAGTTTGGGGCGGGGGCCTCGAGCCCGTTgccgaggttgacgagggcggggcgccaggcggcggaggaggccttgacgccgtcgccgtcgccgccactgttgtcgttgtcggtgtcgtcgcgcagAGGGACGGACGCCTCAGCGAGGGATATGAGCCGGGCGCACTCGGCGGGGGAGAGGACGTCGCGCAGGATAatggcgatgcggccggcgagctcggggaggggcgaggcggcgaagtcgatgggatgggaggacacggcggctgcggcaggcggaggagaagaagaggaggaggtgaGGAAGTCGTCGGGAATGGGGACGGGGTTGGACGTGTAGGACACGAgcctggggccgccgccttcgcttGGCCGTTGCTGGGGGCTCTTGGCTTGCGGCTTGTTTGTCGAGCTCGAGAAGAgccggaggggggaggagtTGAGGatgcccatggcgatgccgggAACGTCgtgacgcgccgccgccgagatgatggtggtggtggtgagggcggTTAATCGGAGCGGAGAGGAGAGCAGGACGCGGGACATTTCTTCACTTTAACACATCATGATGACGCAGCTGAACAATTTAGAATTAATTATTCAGGACAACTGCCTCGAATAGTCCAGGACAGAGCACGGTTGCTTGCTGATTGATTGATGCCTACTGCTGAGGCCTGGCGTGGTGactcatggcggcggcagtgccaggcagacgggcagcaacagcagcagcgacgggaAGGAAGGCGCACGATGCTGGCaccagggcgggcgggtacGCAACGGCGCACTAACTTAACCTGCTGGGCTCTCTGCCTGCCCCATGAATGAGGCGCCCCTGTCAGACTGGGGGCTGACTGACGGGCTGTATTTGAGGCTCTTCCCGGTTGTCATGGACACGTTGCGGGGACAGTTGAAACAGTAGCAGTGGTAAACGGTATAAAATAGTTAGTTACTTGGCTGCCTAGTGAGGCCGTGTAAGTCAACGTTAGGTAGTCTCTTGCTGTGTCGCTAATCGGATCCTCCTCCCTCTGTTGACCACCATGATCCGGTCCGTCCTGCTTACTTTTCCACCCTGATGCTTTCTTTCCCGTCACAGAATCAGGAAAGGCCTCTGATAATATGTTTTTGCCGAAgcacgccccctccccgctcGCGCAGTCATTTTCGGGCGACAGAGCGATTTGGGCGTTGATAGACTGCCTCTGCCTATTCCGGCGGGACTAGAGGACGGTCTTGACTCTTGACAGAAAGCAGATGGGTCCAAACAAGGCTACTAACTTTCTCCGTAGATGGCCCCACGGCAAGACCATGCTGCGATTCAATTCCGGCGCTCGTACAATAACAACAAAAGTATGATACTTGGTACAGCGCCATGTAAGTTGGTTGGTTCGTGCGAAGAAGTCAGAAGTAGCCTACATAGCGATGCACGCGCGGGGCTTTCCCAGCCGATTGCAGCAGCTAACTACTACATGTAACGTATTCGTACATAGAcgttgaggcggcggcctaGGCTTTTTTTTACGACTCGAATAACAAAACTGTCCCGCcgaaggagggagggatggtCGTCTCAACGCCGTTCTGAGGCCATCGCAAGGCATCATCGGCCCCAGCCTCGTCGCGACCCCCCAATCATGCGTGCGCCACACACAGCGAGCACGCGCACATTCCAATCCCGTATACGTAGAAAGGTGAGcccctcgaccgccgcccgcgcagccGACATGTCTTGCTTGATTGACCCTCGCTCCCCACCGAGGTTCGGGGTGCGCGTGCCTGTTGTCCCAATTCTCATGTTCCCCATTGAAGTCTTGCCCGTACCTTGCGTACGTACTTTGGAGGAGCGCTTCCGGAGGCGGCCCTTTTGCGGCCGGCAGACGGACAGGCTAGAGTGGAAACAGGTCTCAACGCCAGGGGGGTTGAAAAGATAAAATAAGATAAAAGGCGCAAGCGCCTGTagcgaggccatcgccatTCACCACGGTGCCCGGAGAGCTCTAGTACCAACAGGAAGTCAAGACACGCCACCCTGCTGTCTGCAAACGCAACGCCATCAACAAAGAGACCCAACTAGATGCCCGGGCCGAAGCAACTGCAGAAACAACGTGCGTAATTGTTGTCAATATAAACGAAGGTGTACCAGCTGCGAGCGATGCGTTAGCCCACCCCCaaggttgttgttgttgttgaagcaagcaggcagctTCTTGTTTCCTGCCTGTTATTTGGACGCAGCACAGCAAACCACATACTTGTTCCCCTCCCCAATGATAAGCCCCCCATGAatcccgtcgccgctctcctcgttgccttggctgccgccgtgtcgGCCAGCCCGACGCTGGCCGAACGGGCGAGAGATAAATGCCCCCAAGTCATCGAAGACGCCTGCTTTGAGAGGGTGAcaacccccccgcccccctttcccAAAAACAAAGCCTACCAACTCCAAAGGAAACCCCCCGGCCAATGCGGCAAGAGGAACTGACAATTTAATGTTGCTATAGGCTGAAAAGTGCCAAGAGGAGAAAGGGGACTTCTCGTGCCCATTCGTTGCCGCTGAATTCTGCCCCTGCTTCGATGTAAGTCATGGCTTCCCCGCGAGTGTCCGTCTGTCTGGTGTGTTGTTGCAGCATGGGAGAAAAATCAGCGTATCGAGCAGGCACTAACTCTCGCTACAGACATACAAGATTTGCATGGTACGTGTGTTCCCGATTCGTGGTATCGATgcgaggctgctgcggctccaTGCGATGCTTGCTCACAATTTGATGCCA from Purpureocillium takamizusanense chromosome 6, complete sequence encodes:
- a CDS encoding RNA helicase (COG:A~EggNog:ENOG503NWYD) gives rise to the protein MSSKKYAFLPMDDGEVGPEKVTKEKKHKHRPRDRDRERERERDRDDKSSRSSRPRRDRSRSRSPRSSSHRHDSGRSKGFRRRDAEADFDDRWGDEQPPSDEPEARDDDDPPDFEESASKRVKLSHDEPRDEDLSDGAKEELARQKDIEEREAFAKRLREKDEGRSKKNHRDGEASSRQRLADDAKARDAALPDLRERSRQEYLKKRETERLALLRKQVAEETAELRSGMRLSEKEKAEFAKNREILRLAEERLKIDDHRDGYVMPEDYITEKGKLDRKKKEEALYKRYVDRDEYGQEKFVTEHEEWEREQTAKAKAQVKIAERVNETYDYVLDDAQYIQWNLDSKLAGEGKNLAKTKEQMFLDAQIEAAEKKALSIQETRKSLPIYQYRDQFLEALEQYQILVIVGETGSGKTTQLPQYLHEAGYTKKGLKVGCTQPRRVAAMSVAARVADEVGVKVGNEVGYSIRFEDNTSDKTVLKYMTDGMLLREFMTEPNLAGYSALMIDEAHERTVHTDILLALVKDLARERPDLKLLISSATMNATKFSEYFDDAPIFNIPGRRYPVDIYYTPAPEANYLAAAITTTFQIHTTQGKGDILIFLTGQDEIEAAELEISETARKLAGRIKELVICPIYANLPSELQAKIFEPTPDGARKVVLATNIAETSLTIDGIVYVIDPGYVKENIYNPATGMSNLVAVPCSRASANQRSGRAGRVGPGKCFRLYTKFAYMNEMDESTTPEIQRTNLNGVVLQLKSLGINELLDFEFMDPPPTEALIGALNQLFALQALNHKGEMTKLGRQMAEFPTDPMLAKAVLAADKEGCVDEVLSIVSMLGEASALFFRPKDKKIHADSARNRFTVKDGGDHVSLLNVWNQWVDSDFSPVWARENFLQQRSLTRARDVRDQLAKLCERVEVAPSSCGASNLRPIKRAITAGFFPNAARLQKSGDGYRTVKNNTSVWIHPSSVLMSVDPPEKMVVYFELVQTTKEYMRSVMPIEARWLAELAPHFHKQKDIEAMEDKKMPKQR
- a CDS encoding uncharacterized protein (COG:S~EggNog:ENOG503P1P4); translation: MSRVLLSSPLRLTALTTTTIISAAARHDVPGIAMGILNSSPLRLFSSSTNKPQAKSPQQRPSEGGGPRLVSYTSNPVPIPDDFLTSSSSSPPPAAAAVSSHPIDFAASPLPELAGRIAIILRDVLSPAECARLISLAEASVPLRDDTDNDNSGGDGDGVKASSAAWRPALVNLGNGLEAPAPNYRVSDRIVWDQQDLADRIWRRCLQADDGLRRTLARVPAGWRDDGKGEWRLKGINRRMRFLRYGPGQYFKPHCDGPYWYFEEEEEEDGGGGGRREVRTMYTVHLYLNDSAAESPTGEGHVGGATAFLSRDRKRRLDVNPKAGSVLIFQHEGLLHEGARVDSGLKYTVRMDLLYRWEPEQTESSSPA
- a CDS encoding uncharacterized protein (SECRETED:SignalP(1-22~SECRETED:cutsite=TLA-ER~SECRETED:prob=0.5497)); this translates as MNPVAALLVALAAAVSASPTLAERARDKCPQVIEDACFERAEKCQEEKGDFSCPFVAAEFCPCFDTYKICMKSYKCSY
- a CDS encoding uncharacterized protein (SECRETED:SignalP(1-22~SECRETED:cutsite=TLA-ER~SECRETED:prob=0.5497)), producing MNPVAALLVALAAAVSASPTLAERARDKCPQVIEDACFERAEKCQEEKGDFSCPFVAAEFCPCFDTYKICMVRVFPIRGIDARLLRLHAMLAHNLMPLFVEELQVLLLTY